In a genomic window of Mastomys coucha isolate ucsf_1 unplaced genomic scaffold, UCSF_Mcou_1 pScaffold19, whole genome shotgun sequence:
- the Znf804b gene encoding zinc finger protein 804B, with protein MACYLVISSRHLSNGHYRGIKGVFRGPLCKNGSPSPDFSEKEKSTAKSLEDAKANFYCELCDKQYNKHQEFDNHINSYDHAHKQRLKELKHREFARNVASKSWKDEKKQEKALKRLHQLAELRQQSECVSGNGPAYKTPRIAMEKQLQQGIFPVKNGRKVSCMKSALLKGKNVPRSAMDKHRSAMPNRQQVQSDRRHLFGNMITQTSSDLTNASHRTGVSFSFSKKAYLKLESSASVFSENTDDMHDCNKSPTCKVKQTVENCKCCRFANDDADLTKEEGVLSSSHLEGVLNNTFLVNSKISQSKHESIHGRLKDSAGIHVAFSKSHFHVSERECTLSSREKEIRNALKDTSENFISHPCQANESSSPLKIHKHSDSRWCECLDEFLPSGPSEQKIQAHRIPNSRMEARAKSSDKAEKVSKNVQRLCREDCPHDLKSKPLPFLHVQSRDGHTTLQWPTELLFFTRTEPCISYGCNPLYFDFKLSRNTKDECNSENAQTELEKKALEMRTKPGSHVSDLTKEQEKLTRDNQSLKPKMIVTNPEWENFQRKYSMAYNDSDSSVSEHASLRDLEMKSPEVPAYLNLSLKDSLGNNNDDDIELMEPSNIHWQSCKRTVHKNVLQGLSFSPHIARTKNRKLNPCSPQSEFEEENQCTWNFSPYTSGDHSEYGKDTGVSSNSRNLSMARRASPSGKPSYERYSPVSPLRGHPRNVILDESSRNLSSWRNMCTSHRSKGSNSSHLLCFCKRECDLVERHMWKHRKHNCLDMSDVPLSSNCTQSETQRDRNGKLSNSLKTKKRSKHRDCHCRERYKLGKNQQFAEPKPPRIFHCDSGSRVSDDGSCGKTLNGQEPQHSKLRSYLRQRAYGLNKNNRSQKSLASLHIGDVGKVKCRQCNSTTANYLLRSCTGGPSETTQSNIPGREGPSLTAKGLLERVKAKKCQKQSTKFEISNSCLKESQTHSQIQCTTQPGPLHYSRTALSFSKKKQHIGKRQNDYGNKVHNTSDNDKVKNSQKDNETILTDTECDNYLSKGINGSVTISQSLSRKNNQTTKEKSKSSISEVHPCFQSCDPVPNDFLGAFPSNRYTGVTDSTETKEDQINLDVEDVSMSVNHVEENINSYYDRDVQKHDKMEDELEVCHKSLSPPLIQQPITFSPDEIDKYKLLQLQAQQHMQKQLLSKHLRVLPAAGPTAFSPPSAVQTVPVHQHTSITTIHHTFLQHFAVSASISSHGSPLPIAHLHSLTQPHFTPISFSTIAPTVIPGHPTFLGHPLHLVTAAPFHPSPMTFQPLPSAAFIPTLFGPHLNPATTSIFHLNPLIQPVLQGQDLYHHSCSSQMQQLNSVNEALNMAVHLN; from the coding sequence TGTTTCTGGAAATGGACCAGCATACAAAACCCCAAGGATAGCGATGGAAAAGCAGCTCCAGCAGGGAATTTTCCCAGTTAAGAATGGCAGAAAAGTATCCTGCATGAAAAGTGCCCTTCTCAAGGGAAAGAATGTGCCCAGAAGTGCCATGGATAAGCATCGATCAGCCATGCCGAACCGACAACAGGTACAATCAGATAGGCGGCACTTGTTTGGGAATATGATAACACAAACATCTTCAGACCTCACCAATGCAAGCCACAGGACAggagtttcattttcattttcaaaaaaagcCTATCTAAAATTAGaatcctctgcctcagttttcagCGAGAACACAGATGATATGCATGATTGTAACAAGTCACCCACCTGTAAAGTCAAACAAACAGTGGAAAACTGCAAGTGTTGCAGGTTTGCAAATGACGATGCAGACCTTACTAAGGAAGAAGGTGTCCTTTCATCAAGCCACCTGGAGGGTGTTTTAAACAACACCTTCTTGGTGAACTCTAAAATTTCACAAAGCAAACACGAATCTATTCATGGGAGACTGAAAGATTCAGCAGGCATTCATGTGGCTTTCTCTAAGTCTCACTTCCATGTTTCAGAGAGAGAGTGTACTCTTtccagcagagagaaagaaattagaaatgcaTTGAAGGATACTTCAGAAAACTTTATTAGTCACCCATGCCAAGCGAATGAATCCTCCAGTCCACTAAAAATTCACAAGCACAGTGATAGTAGGTGGTGTGAATGTCTGGATGAGTTTTTGCCTTCAGGACCAAGTGAACAGAAGATTCAAGCACATCGAATTCCTAATTCCAGAATGGAGGCCAGAGCAAAGTCTTCAGACAAAGCAGAAAAAGTTAGCAAAAATGTGCAAAGACTTTGTAGAGAAGATTGTCCACATGATCTGAAATCCAAACCATTGCCTTTCCTCCATGTACAGAGCAGGGATGGTCACACCACTCTACAGTGGCCTACAGAACTTCTCTTCTTTACCAGAACAGAACCTTGCATATCTTATGGCTGTAatcctttatattttgatttcaaaCTGTCTCGAAACACAAAAGATGAGTGTAATTCAGAGAACGCACAAACAGAATTGGAGAAGAAGGCTTTAGAAATGAGGACAAAACCAGGGAGCCACGTCTCAGATTTAactaaagaacaagaaaaattgACCAGAGATAATCAATCTCTGAAACCAAAGATGATTGTAACTAACCCAGAGTGGgaaaattttcagagaaaatacAGTATGGCCTATAATGATTCTGACTCTAGTGTAAGTGAACATGCTAGTCTAAGAGACTTGGAAATGAAAAGTCCTGAAGTGCCTGCTTACCTTAATCTCTCTCTAAAGGATAGTTTAGgaaacaataatgatgatgatattgaATTGATGGAACCGTCAAACATCCACTGGCAAAGTTGCAAAAGGACAGTTCACAAGAATGTTTTACAGGGCTTGTCTTTCTCTCCTCACATTGCAAGGACTAAAAACCGTAAGCTAAATCCCTGTAGTCCACAGTCAGAgtttgaagaagaaaaccaatGTACCTGGAATTTTAGTCCTTATACATCAGGGGATCACAGTGAATATGGAAAGGATACAGGTGTAAGCTCAAATAGCCGCAACCTCAGCATGGCCAGAAGAGCTTCTCCAAGTGGGAAACCAAGTTATGAGAGATATTCTCCAGTGTCACCTCTGAGGGGCCATCCCAGAAACGTGATTCTAGATGAATCTTCTAGAAACTTGTCCAGCTGGAGAAACATGTGTACAAGTCATAGGTCAAAGGGGAGTAACAGCAGTCATTTGCTCTGCTTTTGTAAAAGAGAATGTGACTTGGTTGAAAGGCACATGTGGAAACACAGAAAGCACAATTGCCTCGACATGTCTGACGTGCCTCTAAGCAGTAACTGTACTCagtcagaaacacagagagacaggaatgGTAAACTATCAAATTCACTTAAAACTAAAAAACGATCAAAACACAGAGACTGCCACTGCAGAGAAAGGTATAAACTGGGTAAAAATCAACAATTTGCAGAGCCCAAACCCCCAAGAATTTTCCATTGTGATTCTGGCTCTCGGGTTTCAGATGATGGCAGTTGTGGAAAAACCTTAAATGGTCAGGAACCTCAGCACAGCAAATTGAGATCTTATTTGAGACAGAGAGCTTATggcttaaataaaaacaacagaagccaaaaatCTTTAGCCAGCCTTCACATTGGTGATGTGGGAAAAGTTAAGTGCAGACAATGTAACTCTACCACTGCCAACTACCTTCTAAGGAGCTGTACAGGTGGCCCTTCAGAAACTACACAGTCAAATATTCCAGGTAGAGAAGGGCCATCCCTGACTGCCAAGGGTCTTTTGGAAAGAGTGAAAGCCAAGAAGTGTCAGAAGCAGTCAACAAAGTTTGAGATCTCAAACAGTTGTTTAAAAGAATCGCAGACTCATTCACAAATTCAATGCACAACACAACCTGGACCACTACATTATAGCAGAACAGCATTGTctttttcaaagaagaaacaacacatAGGCAAAAGACAAAATGATTATGGTAACAAGGTTCATAATACTTCTGACAATGACAAAGTCAAAAATTCACAAAAAGATAATGAGACTATTTTGACAGACACTGAATGTGATAACTATCTTTCCAAAGGCATAAATGGTTCAGTGACCATCTCTCAGTCTTTAAGCAGAAAAAACAACCAGACAACAAAAGAGAAATCTAAATCTTCAATTAGTGAAGTTCATCCTTGTTTTCAAAGCTGTGATCCAGTACCAAATGATTTCCTTGGTGCTTTTCCATCTAATAGATATACCGGTGTAACTGATTCAACAGAGACCAAAGAGGACCAGATAAATCTAGACGTAGAGGATGTAAGCATGTCTGTAAATCATGTAGAGGAGAATATAAACTCTTACTATGACAGAGATGTGCAGAAGCATGACAAAATGGAAGATGAATTAGAAGTGTGTCATAAATCTCTGTCACCCCCTTTAATTCAACAGCCCATAACATTTTCTCCTGATGAAATAGATAAGTACAAGCTCCTCCAGCTGCAAGCCCAGCAGCATATGCAGAAGCAGCTCCTGTCAAAGCATCTCCGAGTGTTGCCTGCTGCAGGGCCCactgccttctctcctccctcagctGTGCAGACAGTTCCAGTCCACCAGCACACATCCATCACCACCATCCACCACACATTTCTACAGCATTTTGCTGTTTCTGCTTCCATAAGTTCTCACGGCAGTCCCCTCCCTATAGCTCATCTCCATTCTCTGACCCAGCCACATTTTACTCCTATTTCATTCTCAACCATTGCTCCAACCGTTATCCCTGGACACCCTACTTTCCTGGGTCATCCTCTACATTTAGTCACGGCTGCTCCCTTCCACCCATCACCTATGACATTTCAGCCCCTGCCTTCTGCAGCATTTATTCCCACATTGTTTGGTCCTCATTTAAACCCAGCCACCACTTCTATTTTCCACTTGAACCCTTTAATCCAACCAGTGCTACAAGGTCAAGATCTTTACCATCACTCATGCTCCAGCCAGATGCAACAGTTAAATAGTGTGAATGAGGCCTTAAATATGGCAGTACACTTGAACTGA